In Romeriopsis navalis LEGE 11480, a genomic segment contains:
- a CDS encoding AAA family ATPase produces MVYFTHKPDKAIETYLCEGEWDAIRLGWEMEMRNCEEIAVACFTCGAGNVPPEDQLSRLPGKVKILYDLDESGAKGAAKVQDRMKDRAFIATVPHLTDAPAGWDISDALTCGFTVPDISEAANNAKPWTAPQKPNELRSRLLTNDELLERAQDFVEWLVPDVLTPDELFILGMPPRGGKSLFGLTLAKAVATGGTFLDRPVTQGSVIYINLEDSETKIKQRQIAQGWGENVPVYWLNKFKLSELDKLAELSEDLPDLRLIVMDTFSRVRDDGAKESSAELGQILEPLQEFAKERGVCVLLMHHTGKASNMEGHGADPFDMLRGSTSIRATCRGAIVIVPAEQSYRLLAENGYSDRLDVSVRIHPETLEWKLLGNWTPRVDGGMKDQIVDHLALVGESTTAEISKALNFNATSVSTIMSRLHRDGVVSKRGGGGCRPAVYTRSSNLLKQLEAQFKHPNPIASGSVAIAQTNNLCKDSPDKVDNQPKSGQPTVHISKMSPTHTKVFEQSGKPTATGDSSSNSDIECLSKFRQPDTQTYVFTEGGQVYYEGDTASLDRVCGRKKLTIVAIGEESCEVSHKNWVVTQTIPKTDLRPV; encoded by the coding sequence ATGGTTTATTTCACCCATAAACCAGACAAAGCCATAGAAACGTATCTCTGCGAGGGGGAATGGGACGCTATCCGCCTGGGCTGGGAAATGGAAATGCGAAACTGTGAGGAAATCGCGGTGGCCTGCTTCACCTGTGGCGCCGGAAATGTGCCACCAGAGGATCAGCTGTCCCGGCTGCCGGGGAAAGTAAAAATCCTCTATGACCTGGACGAATCAGGGGCAAAAGGGGCCGCTAAAGTTCAAGACCGGATGAAGGACCGCGCATTCATCGCCACAGTGCCCCATCTGACAGACGCCCCGGCAGGCTGGGACATATCAGATGCCCTCACCTGTGGTTTCACCGTCCCGGACATCAGCGAAGCGGCGAATAATGCTAAGCCTTGGACGGCGCCACAAAAGCCGAATGAATTACGATCGCGCCTGCTGACAAATGACGAATTACTTGAGCGCGCCCAGGATTTCGTCGAGTGGTTAGTTCCGGATGTTCTGACACCGGACGAATTATTTATTTTGGGTATGCCCCCCAGGGGCGGGAAATCACTTTTTGGCCTCACACTGGCAAAGGCTGTCGCAACTGGCGGCACATTCCTGGATCGGCCGGTGACTCAGGGCAGCGTCATCTACATCAACCTTGAGGACTCCGAAACCAAGATTAAACAGCGGCAAATCGCTCAGGGATGGGGCGAGAATGTGCCGGTCTACTGGCTCAATAAGTTCAAGCTGAGTGAACTCGATAAACTCGCTGAGCTCTCGGAAGATTTACCAGACCTACGTTTAATTGTGATGGATACGTTCTCACGCGTCCGTGATGATGGGGCCAAAGAATCATCTGCAGAACTGGGACAGATCCTTGAACCACTTCAAGAATTTGCCAAAGAGCGTGGTGTCTGTGTGCTGTTGATGCACCACACCGGTAAAGCCTCAAACATGGAAGGCCATGGTGCGGACCCCTTCGACATGCTGCGTGGATCAACTTCTATTCGTGCCACCTGTCGCGGTGCGATCGTCATCGTACCAGCGGAGCAAAGTTATCGACTATTGGCGGAGAACGGCTATAGCGATCGCCTCGATGTCAGCGTCAGAATTCACCCTGAAACGCTGGAATGGAAGCTGTTGGGTAACTGGACACCCCGCGTTGATGGTGGGATGAAAGACCAAATCGTTGATCACCTGGCGTTAGTTGGTGAATCAACCACTGCGGAAATCTCAAAAGCCTTAAATTTCAACGCCACTTCAGTCAGCACCATCATGAGCCGTCTACACCGAGATGGTGTTGTATCAAAACGTGGCGGCGGTGGCTGTCGCCCCGCTGTCTATACGCGTAGCTCAAACTTGCTCAAACAGCTTGAAGCACAGTTTAAGCATCCAAACCCAATTGCCTCAGGCTCTGTAGCTATTGCTCAAACAAATAATTTGTGTAAGGATTCTCCCGACAAAGTGGACAATCAGCCAAAAAGTGGACAACCCACTGTCCACATTTCAAAAATGTCGCCTACACACACTAAAGTGTTTGAGCAAAGCGGTAAACCTACAGCCACCGGGGATTCCAGCTCAAACAGCGATATTGAGTGTTTGAGCAAGTTTCGACAACCAGATACACAAACTTACGTATTTACCGAGGGTGGACAAGTTTATTACGAAGGCGACACCGCATCACTTGACCGGGTATGTGGAAGAAAGAAGTTGACGATCGTGGCGATCGGAGAAGAAAGCTGCGAGGTTTCCCATAAAAACTGGGTTGTGACTCAAACCATCCCCAAGACAGATTTACGCCCGGTTTAA
- a CDS encoding lysophospholipid acyltransferase family protein has protein sequence MANIAYTLSHRALLPAYFNQIQVTGQADLPQNGAVIFAPTHRSRWDALLVPYAVGPQVIGRYPRYMVTADEMQGLQGWFIRRLGGFAVDTRSPGISSLRYGIDLLHHHQALVIFPEGGQLLANRRAGVNRLHPGLARIAVKASLTQPNCDVKIVPIAVNYSDPLVGRCDVDIQIGQPLVVSDYLETNGKRSARRITQDLATAMRHLSHLPDPLVV, from the coding sequence ATGGCAAATATCGCGTACACCTTAAGTCATCGCGCTTTACTACCGGCTTATTTCAATCAGATTCAGGTGACTGGGCAGGCTGACTTGCCGCAAAATGGAGCGGTAATTTTTGCCCCGACTCATCGATCGCGGTGGGATGCATTGTTGGTGCCTTATGCAGTTGGCCCGCAAGTGATTGGCCGTTATCCGCGCTATATGGTGACGGCGGATGAGATGCAGGGGCTGCAAGGCTGGTTTATTCGGCGCTTAGGTGGATTTGCTGTTGATACTCGTTCACCGGGAATTTCGAGTTTGCGTTACGGCATTGATCTACTCCACCATCATCAGGCTTTAGTAATTTTTCCCGAAGGCGGTCAGCTTTTGGCAAATCGGCGTGCCGGCGTTAATCGACTGCATCCCGGTCTGGCACGGATTGCAGTGAAAGCCAGCCTCACCCAGCCGAATTGTGATGTGAAGATTGTCCCCATCGCGGTTAACTATAGCGATCCCCTGGTTGGACGTTGTGATGTTGATATCCAAATTGGTCAGCCGTTGGTTGTGAGTGATTACCTTGAAACCAATGGTAAGCGTAGCGCTAGACGAATTACCCAGGATCTAGCAACCGCAATGCGTCATCTGAGCCATCTGCCAGATCCCCTAGTTGTTTAG
- a CDS encoding LCP family protein, giving the protein MKKANKRPVQPQSARSSIVRNPVNNSTNGSMGRRTPKTTKATSKGRRVNWLVLCLAGVGLLSATAGALLAVSLSSTPLMQRKFTAAEASIFKKGEISRTGNLKMPALTRPVNILVMGTKVLSSDLDNIPAELQNQGYHSLVNSFEGLTDTMLLIRFNPEDKKLSVLSIPRDTRTEIPGVGVRKINDANAEGGPALAARSASNLLGGVGIDRYVILNVQGVEALVNALGGITVHVPKDMKYQDDSQHLYINLKAGRQRLNGDQVLQLLRFRYDEYGDIGRIQRQQIVMRALMEQALNPATITRLPQILSVIQSHLDTNLSVEELVALVGYGAQVNRSNTQMLMLPGEFSNPGEFDASYWLPSYSRIDDIMARHFNFGTVKESDDRPESVRVTIQDGTEQPELAQDILGNLREAGYADTGIGQPWNENLSVTRIVAQQGDSRKANAIREALGFGEVRIETTGDLASDVTIQLGKDALRKRKQTDS; this is encoded by the coding sequence GTGAAAAAAGCTAACAAGCGCCCTGTTCAACCACAATCTGCCCGCTCATCGATCGTCCGAAATCCCGTCAACAATTCGACCAACGGCAGCATGGGCAGAAGAACCCCAAAAACGACTAAAGCCACATCAAAGGGGCGTCGGGTCAATTGGCTGGTACTCTGCCTGGCCGGTGTGGGTTTATTGTCGGCAACTGCTGGGGCGCTACTCGCAGTTTCTCTTTCCAGTACACCGCTGATGCAGCGGAAATTTACGGCGGCGGAAGCATCCATTTTCAAAAAGGGCGAGATTTCGCGGACTGGCAACCTCAAAATGCCGGCGCTCACTCGCCCAGTGAATATTCTGGTGATGGGTACCAAGGTCTTGTCTTCTGACCTCGACAACATCCCGGCTGAACTCCAAAATCAGGGCTATCACTCACTGGTGAATTCCTTTGAAGGACTTACCGATACGATGTTGTTAATTCGGTTTAATCCCGAAGATAAAAAGCTGTCGGTTTTATCAATTCCCCGTGATACACGCACCGAGATTCCAGGGGTGGGCGTTCGCAAAATTAATGATGCGAATGCGGAAGGGGGACCAGCGCTGGCCGCACGATCGGCCAGCAACTTGCTCGGGGGAGTGGGGATCGATCGTTATGTCATTCTCAATGTCCAGGGGGTGGAGGCTTTAGTCAATGCCCTCGGCGGCATTACGGTGCATGTGCCCAAGGACATGAAATATCAGGATGACAGTCAGCACCTATACATCAATCTGAAGGCTGGACGGCAACGGTTGAATGGCGATCAGGTGTTACAACTGTTGCGCTTCCGCTATGACGAGTACGGTGATATTGGCCGGATTCAGCGACAACAGATTGTCATGCGTGCCTTAATGGAGCAAGCGCTGAACCCCGCGACGATCACACGATTGCCGCAGATTCTTTCTGTGATTCAGTCTCACCTCGATACCAACTTAAGTGTGGAAGAGCTAGTCGCACTGGTGGGCTATGGCGCCCAGGTGAATCGTTCAAATACGCAAATGCTGATGTTACCAGGGGAGTTTAGTAACCCGGGCGAATTCGATGCCAGCTATTGGTTGCCGAGTTACTCGCGCATCGACGACATTATGGCGCGGCATTTCAACTTTGGTACTGTGAAGGAAAGTGACGATCGACCAGAAAGCGTACGCGTTACCATTCAAGACGGCACCGAACAGCCCGAGCTGGCCCAGGACATTCTGGGCAATCTGCGTGAAGCCGGATATGCCGATACCGGCATTGGTCAACCCTGGAATGAAAATCTCAGCGTTACCCGAATTGTGGCGCAACAAGGCGATAGCCGTAAGGCCAATGCGATTCGTGAGGCCCTGGGCTTCGGTGAAGTACGGATTGAAACGACTGGGGATCTCGCCTCCGATGTGACGATTCAACTGGGCAAAGATGCACTGCGGAAACGCAAGCAAACCGATTCCTAA